In Leptospira sp. WS58.C1, a single genomic region encodes these proteins:
- a CDS encoding MBL fold metallo-hydrolase: MATLAKRKAQNSPGQIYVDSSCIDCETCRILAGDVFGEDRTGSFVKKQPGTESEKFQALQALVACPTASIGTEDRIDLAEAKASFPRQIQDEVYHCGFHSKDSFGAFSYLIVREEGNVLVDSPRYIPSLSEKIKNLGGIKYHFLTHRDDVADHEKFHTDFWTQRIIHEGDLSAVPNAEIVIKGRDPFSLGEDLLVIPGPGHTRGHSTLLYKRKFLFSGDHLALDPKRERLIAFRGVCWYSWEEQTKSMQDLENYDFEWLLPGHGHPAHTDRKRMSEMLRSCVLWMQKR, encoded by the coding sequence ATGGCTACTTTGGCAAAAAGAAAGGCCCAAAATTCTCCCGGACAGATCTATGTGGATTCCAGTTGTATCGATTGTGAGACCTGCAGGATCTTGGCCGGCGATGTTTTCGGAGAAGATCGAACAGGTTCATTCGTTAAAAAACAACCTGGAACGGAATCCGAAAAATTCCAAGCCTTACAAGCGTTAGTTGCTTGTCCTACCGCTTCCATCGGAACGGAAGATCGTATCGATCTCGCGGAAGCAAAGGCATCTTTCCCGAGACAGATCCAAGACGAAGTCTATCATTGCGGCTTCCATTCTAAGGATTCATTCGGGGCCTTCTCCTATTTAATCGTAAGGGAAGAAGGTAACGTACTTGTGGATTCTCCCAGATATATTCCATCACTTTCCGAAAAAATAAAAAACTTGGGCGGGATCAAATATCATTTTCTAACACATAGGGACGATGTAGCGGATCATGAAAAATTCCATACCGACTTCTGGACCCAAAGGATCATTCATGAAGGAGATCTATCCGCGGTTCCGAATGCAGAGATCGTGATCAAAGGAAGAGACCCGTTTTCTCTCGGCGAAGATCTATTAGTGATACCTGGGCCTGGGCATACCAGAGGACATTCTACTCTATTATATAAACGTAAATTTTTATTTTCAGGGGATCATCTTGCACTCGATCCAAAAAGAGAAAGGCTGATCGCGTTTAGAGGTGTTTGTTGGTATTCTTGGGAAGAACAAACCAAGTCCATGCAGGACTTGGAAAATTATGATTTTGAGTGGCTTTTACCAGGCCATGGGCACCCCGCTCATACGGATCGGAAACGTATGAGCGAGATGCTTAGGTCCTGCGTTCTATGGATGCAAAAACGTTAA
- a CDS encoding substrate-binding periplasmic protein: MSGILFLFLILSPVFPQAISGSRLEEIRKRGELRVTGNRNFDPFYISDPKEGFPGFDAELGKKYADFLGVKYTFTNRPEFEDYAEAIKSGEADIAFSGLSSTLERSKKGSFSSPYLISTPGALVNKNALPPPPEGNIISTVYFRSVKDLDSVSGLSFSVRAFSASHEYLLSVFPNSRIFTYGSMDSAWNSVKEGQANCFVGDSLYIKGLLLKQRSILSNFRALIEPVQENHVSALLPKGDVYFFRNFEFFLSELKRTGELKSLEDKYFNNSNWVK; this comes from the coding sequence ATATCCGGTATCCTATTTTTGTTTTTGATCCTTTCTCCCGTTTTTCCACAAGCTATCTCCGGCTCTCGTTTGGAGGAGATCCGAAAAAGGGGAGAATTACGAGTCACAGGAAATCGTAACTTCGATCCATTTTATATCTCCGATCCTAAAGAAGGTTTTCCGGGATTCGATGCGGAGCTTGGCAAAAAATACGCCGATTTTTTGGGAGTAAAATACACATTCACAAATCGTCCTGAATTCGAGGATTACGCGGAAGCCATCAAAAGTGGAGAAGCTGATATCGCATTTTCCGGATTGAGTTCTACATTAGAAAGATCTAAAAAAGGGAGTTTCAGTTCTCCATATTTGATTTCTACGCCCGGTGCTTTGGTGAATAAGAATGCACTTCCTCCTCCTCCCGAAGGAAACATTATTTCAACGGTATATTTCAGAAGTGTAAAGGACCTGGATAGTGTAAGCGGGCTTAGTTTTTCTGTCAGAGCGTTTTCAGCCAGTCATGAATATCTATTAAGTGTCTTTCCGAATTCTCGGATATTCACTTACGGTTCCATGGATAGCGCATGGAATTCCGTGAAAGAAGGGCAGGCAAATTGTTTTGTGGGAGACTCTCTTTATATTAAGGGACTTCTTCTCAAACAAAGAAGTATTTTATCCAATTTTAGGGCCCTCATCGAGCCGGTTCAAGAAAATCATGTGAGCGCTTTGCTTCCCAAGGGTGATGTTTACTTCTTCCGTAATTTCGAATTTTTTCTGTCGGAACTCAAACGAACTGGAGAATTAAAAAGTTTAGAGGATAAGTATTTTAACAATAGCAACTGGGTGAAATAA
- a CDS encoding acetoacetate--CoA ligase gives MNQILWTPSPELIQNSRLTEFQNFAEQKIGKKFQNYTQLHSWSVEFPEKFWELIWEFAPVIHSKSYDEVIQTGKTFRETKFFPGAKLNFAQNLLRKKNDTIAIHYRGESGAEKSLTYSELHKRVGALAAYFRSEGLVPGDRIAGLMPNVPDTVLGMLAATSIGAVWTSCSPDFGVKGVLDRFGQIQPKILITTERYEFKGKSLPLASTVREISSQLPDLKKILVSEYPSVRSKDQKNITDGFPKNAIPLEESYRPFLGQEPEFFQTSFDHPVYIMYSSGTTGLPKCMVQGFGVFLNHWKELALHTDLKEGDGIFYYTTCGWMMWNWLVSSLSIGATVHLFDGNPFHPDPGVLFRYVSDRKIKVFGVGAKYILSLEKEKFKPSVDLSSVNVVLSTGSPLPGYGFEYVYEFWKKDLRLSSISGGTDLNGCFALGNPNLPVHSGELQSLGLGMSVQIFDDSGKPVQGQKGELVCTKPFPSMPLEFWNDPDGKKYIGAYFDTYPNIWRHGDFAEILPNGGMVVYGRSDATLNPGGVRIGTADLYSLLETISEIADSVVIGQEWKDDVRVILFLKMAPGAVLDSAFESKIKKEIKEKVSPRHVPSKVIQIADIPYTRNMKKVEIAVKKTVQGEAVTNQDALINPESLEYYKNIPELQTD, from the coding sequence ATGAATCAAATCCTTTGGACTCCCAGTCCCGAACTCATCCAAAACTCAAGACTTACGGAATTTCAAAATTTTGCCGAACAAAAGATCGGTAAAAAATTCCAAAACTATACGCAGCTACATTCCTGGTCCGTTGAATTCCCCGAAAAATTTTGGGAACTCATTTGGGAATTTGCTCCTGTCATCCACTCCAAATCCTATGACGAAGTCATTCAAACCGGAAAAACCTTCAGAGAAACAAAATTTTTTCCGGGAGCAAAACTGAACTTCGCCCAAAACTTACTTCGGAAAAAAAACGATACTATTGCGATCCATTACAGGGGAGAAAGTGGAGCGGAAAAGAGCCTCACTTATTCCGAACTTCATAAAAGAGTAGGAGCACTTGCCGCTTATTTTAGATCGGAAGGATTGGTGCCGGGAGATAGGATCGCGGGACTTATGCCGAATGTTCCGGATACGGTTCTTGGAATGTTAGCCGCGACTAGTATTGGAGCCGTTTGGACTTCTTGTTCTCCCGATTTCGGAGTTAAAGGAGTATTGGATCGGTTCGGGCAGATCCAACCTAAAATTTTGATCACCACGGAACGGTATGAATTTAAGGGTAAATCACTTCCACTGGCAAGTACTGTCCGAGAGATCTCTTCCCAACTTCCCGACTTGAAAAAGATTTTAGTTTCAGAATATCCTAGTGTAAGATCTAAAGATCAGAAGAATATCACGGATGGATTTCCGAAAAACGCGATTCCATTAGAAGAATCTTATAGGCCATTTCTGGGACAGGAGCCTGAATTTTTCCAAACATCTTTCGATCATCCCGTGTATATCATGTATTCTTCCGGAACAACCGGGCTTCCTAAATGTATGGTCCAAGGTTTCGGGGTTTTTCTGAATCATTGGAAAGAACTCGCGCTACATACGGATCTGAAAGAGGGAGACGGGATTTTTTATTATACTACCTGCGGATGGATGATGTGGAACTGGCTTGTCAGTTCGCTTTCAATCGGAGCAACAGTACATTTATTCGATGGAAATCCGTTCCATCCCGATCCGGGAGTATTATTTCGGTATGTTTCCGATCGTAAGATCAAGGTATTCGGAGTGGGAGCTAAATACATCCTTAGTTTAGAGAAGGAAAAATTCAAACCGAGTGTGGACCTTTCTTCGGTAAACGTTGTCTTATCCACAGGATCTCCATTGCCGGGATACGGATTTGAGTATGTATACGAGTTTTGGAAGAAGGACCTTAGACTTTCCTCTATTTCGGGGGGAACCGACTTGAACGGATGTTTTGCATTAGGAAATCCTAATTTACCTGTACATTCCGGCGAATTACAATCTTTAGGCCTCGGAATGTCCGTACAAATTTTCGACGATTCGGGAAAACCGGTCCAAGGACAAAAAGGAGAACTAGTCTGTACAAAACCGTTTCCTTCCATGCCTTTGGAATTTTGGAATGATCCGGACGGAAAAAAATATATCGGCGCTTATTTCGATACCTATCCAAATATCTGGAGGCACGGGGATTTTGCGGAAATTCTTCCCAACGGAGGAATGGTCGTGTATGGAAGATCCGACGCTACATTGAATCCGGGTGGAGTTCGTATCGGAACCGCGGACTTGTATAGTCTGCTCGAAACCATTTCCGAAATCGCGGATTCGGTAGTGATCGGTCAAGAATGGAAGGATGACGTACGAGTGATCCTTTTCTTAAAGATGGCACCCGGTGCGGTTTTGGACTCAGCATTCGAATCTAAGATCAAAAAAGAGATCAAGGAAAAGGTATCTCCTCGTCATGTTCCGTCTAAGGTCATCCAGATCGCGGATATTCCATATACTCGTAATATGAAAAAGGTGGAGATCGCAGTTAAGAAAACAGTGCAGGGAGAAGCGGTCACGAACCAAGATGCTTTGATCAATCCGGAATCATTAGAATATTATAAAAATATCCCGGAACTGCAAACGGATTAA
- a CDS encoding 6-carboxytetrahydropterin synthase, with translation MFFQETGKFYIRIEERFESSHYLYKYFPDGSDEPIHGHSFKVEVYLSGKKNIGDDGISFDFLTSKRKLKELVAELDHILINDHADFQKTNPTSENMARWFYYGLKDSVAEAKGKVDRIVIHEGPENLAYFEPN, from the coding sequence ATGTTTTTTCAAGAAACCGGCAAATTCTATATTCGGATCGAGGAAAGGTTCGAGTCCTCTCATTATCTCTACAAATATTTCCCCGACGGCTCGGATGAACCGATCCACGGCCATTCCTTTAAGGTAGAAGTTTATCTTTCCGGCAAAAAGAATATCGGGGATGACGGGATCAGTTTCGACTTTTTGACTTCTAAGCGTAAGCTCAAAGAACTAGTGGCTGAGTTAGACCATATTCTGATCAACGATCATGCGGATTTTCAAAAGACCAATCCTACTTCTGAAAATATGGCTCGTTGGTTCTATTATGGCTTAAAGGATAGTGTCGCAGAAGCCAAAGGTAAAGTGGATCGGATCGTGATCCACGAAGGCCCGGAGAACTTGGCATATTTCGAGCCGAATTAA
- a CDS encoding DUF1858 domain-containing protein → MSEAVKPRFFKEMTVGEAIGLHPEAGLVFSSYHLGGCSHCSINELETIEQVCMGYGVEVDVLLDSLNNLLEDGE, encoded by the coding sequence ATGTCGGAAGCGGTCAAGCCAAGATTTTTTAAAGAAATGACGGTAGGCGAGGCGATCGGTCTTCATCCGGAAGCAGGATTAGTGTTCTCCAGCTATCATTTGGGCGGTTGCTCTCATTGTTCCATCAACGAACTCGAAACGATCGAGCAAGTTTGTATGGGCTATGGTGTGGAAGTGGATGTTCTTCTGGATAGTTTGAACAACCTACTCGAGGACGGAGAGTAA
- the rodA gene encoding rod shape-determining protein RodA, with translation MMSDRSIDRIDYFLVGSVIIVVICSVLTLYSQEYNFDDPSIGLMGHKWFKQFLFFLLGLVIMWFLSRVNYQLIGAYALFIYGFAILLLALTLVKWIGYLPSSRGARSWIKVGPFLLQASEFAKLATVILLGQYLVLKEKEMKKLVVLVIPFGIVLLPMALILLQPDFGTAVSFLPILFTMLFLGGADYFHIGSFITFGGISLVLPMYVEYSKLTLLNDILAFLQRTGKTDLLSVVNRLGGKTWQVLDGKEVAGANLTPKTTAALREVFDQVIDLEASFVFKLLSNQGLLIGVGATLIIFSIIMILLRIARGSKTLRSYYIPLGILGISLISAVVVMKTVPFRENQVIRLTAFLNPDEFKQDAGYQLRASKPAVGSGKLFGKGFLNAEMTEGKIPHVPESSTDFIFASWAEQTGFIGSVFLLFFLFSIPLRGLQISYESKDRFGSLLASGIVAMLFYHMAINIGIVLGLLPVTGIPLSFMSYGGSHLLMSMAAVGIILSIKMRKHAN, from the coding sequence ATGATGTCGGATCGTTCCATAGATAGGATCGACTACTTTTTAGTAGGCTCGGTCATCATAGTAGTGATATGTAGTGTTCTCACATTGTACTCGCAAGAATATAATTTTGACGATCCGAGTATCGGACTCATGGGCCATAAATGGTTCAAACAGTTCTTGTTCTTCCTGCTTGGACTCGTCATTATGTGGTTTCTTTCCAGGGTCAATTACCAATTGATCGGGGCTTACGCATTATTCATCTATGGATTTGCCATTCTATTATTAGCGCTCACTCTTGTGAAATGGATCGGTTATCTTCCTTCCAGTAGAGGGGCAAGATCCTGGATCAAGGTCGGACCATTCTTGTTGCAGGCCTCGGAGTTTGCAAAACTTGCGACTGTGATACTACTCGGTCAGTATCTGGTATTAAAAGAAAAAGAAATGAAGAAGTTAGTCGTACTAGTTATCCCATTCGGGATCGTTCTTCTTCCTATGGCTTTGATACTTTTACAGCCGGACTTCGGGACTGCCGTTTCCTTTTTACCGATCTTATTTACCATGTTGTTTTTGGGAGGAGCCGACTATTTCCATATCGGTTCCTTTATCACATTCGGAGGGATCTCGCTCGTTCTTCCGATGTACGTGGAATATTCCAAACTTACTCTGTTAAACGATATCCTAGCCTTCTTACAAAGAACGGGAAAAACGGACCTTCTATCCGTAGTAAACCGATTGGGGGGAAAAACTTGGCAGGTCCTCGACGGGAAAGAAGTAGCCGGAGCCAATTTAACTCCTAAGACGACCGCTGCGCTACGAGAAGTTTTCGATCAGGTAATCGATTTAGAAGCGAGCTTCGTATTTAAACTGCTCTCCAATCAAGGATTACTGATCGGAGTCGGCGCAACACTTATCATATTCAGTATTATTATGATCCTTCTCCGCATCGCTAGGGGAAGTAAAACATTACGTTCTTATTATATTCCTCTCGGGATATTAGGGATCAGTCTGATCTCTGCGGTAGTCGTGATGAAAACCGTTCCTTTCCGGGAAAACCAGGTCATTCGATTGACTGCATTCTTAAATCCTGACGAGTTCAAACAAGATGCGGGATACCAGCTTAGAGCATCCAAACCTGCGGTCGGATCCGGAAAATTATTCGGAAAAGGATTTTTGAATGCAGAAATGACGGAAGGAAAAATCCCACATGTTCCCGAATCCAGTACGGATTTCATCTTTGCATCCTGGGCGGAACAAACCGGATTTATAGGTTCTGTGTTTTTACTCTTCTTCTTATTTTCCATTCCGCTTAGGGGATTACAGATCAGTTATGAAAGTAAGGACAGATTCGGGTCGCTACTTGCTTCCGGAATCGTAGCGATGTTATTCTATCATATGGCGATCAATATCGGTATTGTTCTCGGGCTATTACCTGTGACAGGGATCCCACTTTCTTTCATGAGTTACGGCGGTTCTCACTTACTTATGTCCATGGCGGCGGTTGGGATCATTCTTTCCATCAAGATGAGAAAACACGCAAACTAA
- the mrdA gene encoding penicillin-binding protein 2, which translates to MLGGGGSSSATEFRLERSFRLRLYMFSGLVAFALIAFVIQLFNLQIVQGTNNSLKAEKFVRKSETIPAARGEMFDRNFLTPETSMALVSNYSSLDAVLNTSLLKYDPVRVKNFLQEFARTLSIPMSYYEEDLLEPKFSKKIKTKKPFVLLEAISKAQQERISVFDNISKYVILVPSPRRIYKMGPALAHVTGYIGKPSKTDLLTREIKSYQWLGKDGLELQYDSRLRGTDGFRIQKRSSEGNIEEERVVEHSTPGNNLVLTIDKDIQLAAYKALKGARGTAIAMRPSTGEILAMASNPSYDPNVLSGKSRSERTAHYKRVDANGGFLNLAIQSKFPPASTYKTLVALAALESGHKVDYTPETSYQCNGSYTLKSTFAGVPDQVFYCWEKGGHGTNDLAHALQKSCSVYFYNLGYKLGSDPILTYSRLFLLDQKSKVDLPGEIAGQVPSPAWKKRIYGTRWFDGDTINLSIGQGFMSVTPLSMTLFYAGLLNKGQIYQPYIVNEIRDPLDNSIINRTDPQRLSDIPIQSSTVEAIKTGLRLVVKNGTAAFVLNKPGLPDIAGKTGTAQTRRRGSSGSNHAWFIGYAPANAPVSEQVLVAVFVEYGVGGAAGAAPVAREMFRAAFPPGSFKRTAEIPETAAPIAPENVQ; encoded by the coding sequence ATGTTGGGGGGAGGAGGATCTTCTTCAGCAACAGAATTTAGACTGGAGCGCAGTTTCAGGCTAAGGCTGTACATGTTCTCCGGACTTGTGGCGTTTGCTTTGATCGCCTTTGTGATCCAGCTGTTCAACCTCCAGATCGTGCAAGGTACGAATAACTCTTTAAAGGCGGAAAAGTTCGTCCGAAAAAGTGAAACCATTCCTGCTGCCAGAGGAGAAATGTTCGATCGGAACTTTCTTACTCCTGAAACTTCGATGGCGCTGGTTTCCAATTATTCCAGTTTGGATGCGGTACTAAACACTTCGCTTCTCAAATACGACCCTGTTAGAGTTAAAAATTTTTTACAGGAATTCGCAAGGACCCTTTCCATTCCGATGTCTTATTATGAAGAGGACTTACTCGAGCCTAAATTTTCCAAAAAGATCAAAACCAAAAAGCCGTTCGTACTTTTGGAAGCGATCTCCAAGGCTCAACAAGAGCGTATATCGGTTTTCGATAATATATCTAAATACGTGATCTTGGTTCCTTCTCCTAGAAGGATCTATAAGATGGGTCCTGCACTTGCGCATGTGACCGGATATATAGGTAAGCCTAGTAAAACGGACCTTCTTACCCGAGAGATCAAGTCTTACCAATGGCTTGGAAAAGACGGGTTGGAGCTCCAATACGATTCCCGACTCCGAGGAACGGACGGATTCCGAATCCAGAAAAGAAGTTCCGAGGGAAATATCGAGGAAGAAAGGGTGGTGGAACATTCTACTCCCGGAAACAATCTTGTTCTCACGATCGACAAAGACATCCAACTTGCCGCCTATAAGGCGCTAAAAGGAGCTAGGGGAACCGCGATTGCGATGCGTCCCTCCACCGGCGAAATTTTGGCAATGGCTTCTAATCCGAGTTACGATCCGAATGTTCTCTCCGGAAAAAGTAGATCGGAAAGGACTGCACATTATAAGAGGGTCGATGCGAACGGCGGATTTTTAAATCTTGCGATCCAGTCCAAATTTCCTCCCGCTTCCACCTACAAAACGTTAGTTGCCCTTGCCGCTTTGGAAAGCGGTCATAAGGTGGATTATACTCCTGAAACCAGTTACCAATGCAACGGTAGTTACACTTTAAAATCCACGTTTGCAGGAGTGCCGGATCAAGTATTTTATTGTTGGGAAAAGGGCGGGCATGGGACGAATGATCTGGCTCACGCTCTTCAAAAATCATGTTCCGTATATTTTTATAACCTAGGATACAAACTTGGTTCCGATCCTATCTTGACGTATTCCCGTTTATTCTTATTGGACCAAAAATCCAAGGTGGATCTTCCGGGAGAGATTGCAGGTCAGGTTCCTTCTCCTGCTTGGAAAAAAAGGATTTATGGGACCCGATGGTTCGATGGAGATACGATCAATCTTTCTATCGGACAAGGGTTCATGTCCGTTACTCCGCTTTCCATGACTTTGTTCTATGCCGGATTATTGAATAAAGGACAGATTTACCAACCGTATATTGTCAATGAGATAAGAGATCCTTTAGACAATTCAATCATCAATCGCACGGATCCTCAGAGATTAAGCGATATTCCGATCCAATCTTCTACAGTAGAAGCGATCAAGACGGGACTTAGATTGGTAGTGAAGAATGGAACCGCTGCATTCGTATTGAATAAGCCCGGACTTCCGGATATTGCAGGGAAAACAGGAACCGCCCAGACAAGAAGAAGGGGATCTTCCGGATCAAACCACGCATGGTTTATCGGATACGCTCCAGCAAATGCCCCGGTCAGCGAACAAGTATTAGTCGCCGTATTCGTAGAATATGGAGTAGGGGGAGCGGCGGGAGCGGCACCCGTCGCAAGAGAAATGTTCAGAGCCGCTTTTCCTCCCGGAAGTTTTAAAAGAACCGCGGAGATCCCAGAGACTGCTGCTCCTATAGCACCGGAGAATGTACAATGA
- the mreD gene encoding rod shape-determining protein MreD codes for MILEYIVIGAGILISHFLNGTNLFEISGFKPDFMVIFVLFFALRKGTMAGIWIGFFGGLLSDSGLGGEIVGNVVTYKIGLHSLTFCIMGYLVGKFARPAYHENQISIMLYSLIVTLISRIASYFLFSLFFHENLNYSIISTSIFNGAIAPIFFWVLGKLYRLEQAEG; via the coding sequence ATGATCTTAGAATATATAGTCATTGGTGCCGGGATCTTGATCTCTCACTTCTTGAACGGCACAAACCTATTCGAGATCTCCGGATTTAAGCCCGACTTTATGGTAATCTTTGTTCTATTCTTTGCACTTAGAAAAGGAACAATGGCTGGGATCTGGATCGGATTTTTCGGTGGATTACTTTCGGATTCAGGTTTAGGGGGAGAAATAGTCGGAAATGTAGTTACCTATAAGATAGGGCTTCACTCTCTCACGTTCTGTATCATGGGATACCTCGTCGGAAAGTTCGCAAGACCTGCTTATCACGAAAATCAGATTTCCATAATGTTATATTCTCTTATTGTAACGTTGATTTCCAGGATCGCTTCTTATTTCCTATTTTCCTTATTCTTTCATGAAAATCTAAATTACTCCATCATCAGTACGTCGATCTTTAATGGAGCGATCGCTCCTATTTTCTTCTGGGTCCTTGGAAAATTGTACAGATTGGAGCAGGCGGAAGGCTAA
- the mreC gene encoding rod shape-determining protein MreC: MLWLQVNKSKETVSLLFCIVFSLLSLTFKSNVFVRGIASFQRVGDSVSGSIDGVGSFFKGAYTKLESFEAVRQERDACVAAIDDYKLLPQDLERVSRENESLRRELRFNTKQKYSTVKAEVLSVRLNSIYRTIIIDKGSEAGIKPYMPVTARAVNQKGEIIEALVGKVIAVTGGSAVVQPIINSNFSMGVSIPESNLWATLSGNSGRGMEALMNYIDSGIIIDPRIFGDYPMGPSEMIQYTESLSKIGKPVYSSGSSGMFPPGIPVGIITEEGPRNGSFKTAFLKPFVRFDMLESVTILMKLPEKWAETWPEGQNINIENPYFGELNYPKEEKEPKAPTPNGNKPVEAPKTQKPEGNGPGFSDEETN; the protein is encoded by the coding sequence ATGCTTTGGCTTCAAGTTAATAAAAGTAAGGAAACCGTTTCCCTTTTATTCTGTATCGTATTCTCGCTTCTTTCCCTGACTTTTAAGAGTAACGTTTTTGTTAGAGGGATCGCAAGTTTCCAGAGAGTGGGAGATTCCGTTTCCGGTTCCATTGACGGAGTGGGTTCCTTTTTTAAAGGAGCTTATACTAAATTAGAATCTTTTGAAGCGGTCCGTCAGGAAAGGGATGCTTGTGTCGCTGCGATAGACGATTATAAACTTCTTCCCCAAGATCTCGAAAGGGTGAGCCGAGAGAACGAAAGTCTCAGAAGAGAATTACGTTTTAATACGAAACAAAAGTATTCTACGGTCAAAGCGGAAGTTCTTTCCGTTCGATTGAATTCCATCTATCGTACGATCATTATAGATAAAGGTTCCGAAGCTGGGATCAAACCTTATATGCCTGTCACTGCAAGAGCGGTGAATCAAAAGGGTGAAATTATAGAAGCTCTCGTAGGTAAGGTGATCGCAGTCACCGGAGGATCCGCAGTGGTCCAGCCAATCATCAATTCCAATTTTAGTATGGGTGTTTCCATTCCGGAAAGTAATCTTTGGGCCACTCTTTCCGGAAACTCCGGAAGAGGAATGGAAGCTTTGATGAATTATATAGATAGCGGTATCATCATCGATCCAAGGATTTTCGGAGATTATCCGATGGGTCCAAGCGAGATGATCCAGTACACCGAATCTTTAAGTAAGATCGGCAAACCTGTTTACAGTTCCGGTTCTTCCGGAATGTTCCCGCCCGGAATTCCTGTTGGTATTATCACGGAAGAAGGTCCGCGCAACGGAAGTTTTAAGACTGCATTCTTAAAACCTTTTGTTCGTTTCGATATGTTGGAGTCGGTTACAATTCTCATGAAACTTCCCGAAAAATGGGCGGAGACCTGGCCGGAAGGACAGAATATCAATATCGAAAATCCGTACTTTGGTGAATTGAATTATCCTAAAGAAGAAAAGGAGCCTAAGGCACCGACTCCGAACGGAAATAAACCTGTGGAAGCTCCTAAAACCCAGAAACCGGAAGGGAATGGCCCCGGATTCTCTGACGAGGAAACGAACTGA
- a CDS encoding rod shape-determining protein produces the protein MIFDKLYGLFSNDMGIDLGTANTLVHVKGQGIVLSEPSVVAVHAATGKVLAVGQEAKRMLGRTPGEIVAIRPMKDGVIADFETVEKMIRYFIAKVHNRTTFVKPRIVIGVPSGITEVERRAVRESAEQAGAREIFLIDEALAAAIGANIPINEPAGNMIVDIGGGTTEIAVISLGGMVIAESIRTGGDEFDDAIIKYLRNQYNLVVGERTAEDIKLTIGNAYPEKKTETMEVKGRDAISGLPRTLELESNEIRKALKEPTDEILDGIKRVLERTPPELASDIVERGIVLTGGGCLLRGLETYLSKETGVPVFRAENPLTCVVLGTGKFLDEVKYLKPGIR, from the coding sequence ATGATATTCGATAAGCTATACGGATTATTTTCCAACGATATGGGAATCGACCTCGGAACCGCAAACACTCTCGTCCATGTAAAAGGGCAAGGTATCGTTCTTTCCGAGCCTTCCGTAGTAGCGGTCCACGCAGCTACGGGCAAAGTGCTCGCAGTAGGCCAGGAAGCTAAAAGAATGTTGGGACGTACTCCCGGCGAGATCGTAGCGATCCGTCCTATGAAAGACGGGGTGATCGCGGACTTCGAAACTGTGGAAAAAATGATCCGCTACTTTATTGCAAAAGTCCATAACAGAACCACTTTCGTAAAGCCAAGGATCGTGATCGGAGTTCCTTCCGGGATCACCGAGGTGGAAAGACGTGCGGTCCGCGAATCCGCAGAACAAGCAGGAGCAAGAGAGATCTTCTTGATCGACGAGGCATTGGCTGCCGCGATCGGTGCAAATATTCCGATCAACGAACCTGCAGGTAACATGATCGTGGATATCGGCGGTGGAACTACAGAGATCGCCGTGATCTCTCTTGGCGGGATGGTGATCGCCGAGTCCATCAGAACAGGTGGAGACGAGTTCGATGATGCTATCATCAAATATTTAAGAAACCAATACAATCTGGTCGTCGGAGAAAGAACTGCGGAAGATATCAAACTGACTATCGGTAACGCGTACCCCGAAAAGAAAACCGAGACCATGGAAGTAAAAGGTAGGGATGCGATCTCCGGATTACCTCGTACTCTGGAATTAGAATCCAACGAGATCCGCAAGGCTCTCAAAGAACCGACTGACGAAATTTTAGACGGGATCAAAAGAGTTCTGGAAAGAACTCCACCTGAACTTGCTTCGGATATCGTAGAAAGAGGGATTGTTCTTACCGGAGGAGGATGCCTTCTTCGCGGATTGGAAACTTATCTTTCCAAAGAAACCGGCGTGCCTGTGTTCAGAGCGGAAAATCCTCTGACTTGTGTAGTGCTTGGGACCGGAAAATTTTTGGACGAAGTTAAGTATCTGAAACCAGGGATCCGTTAA